In Kogia breviceps isolate mKogBre1 chromosome 7, mKogBre1 haplotype 1, whole genome shotgun sequence, a single window of DNA contains:
- the HRAS gene encoding GTPase HRas isoform X1 produces the protein MTEYKLVVVGAGGVGKSALTIQLIQNHFVDEYDPTIEDSYRKQVVIDGETCLLDILDTAGQEEYSAMRDQYMRTGEGFLCVFAINNAKSFEDIHQYREQIKRVKDSDDVPMVLVGNKCDLAARTVESRQAQDLVRSYGIPYIETSAKTRQGVEDAFYTLVREIRQHKARKLSPPDEGGPGCLSCRCLLS, from the exons ATGACGGAGTATAAGCTCGTAGTGGTGGGCGCTGGAGGCGTGGGGAAGAGCGCCCTGACCATCCAGCTCATCCAAAACCACTTTGTGGACGAGTACGACCCCACCATAGAG GACTCCTACCGGAAGCAAGTGGTCATCGATGGGGAGACCTGCCTGCTGGACATCCTGGACACGGCGGGCCAGGAGGAGTACAGCGCCATGCGGGACCAGTACATGCGCACTGGGGAGGGCTTCCTTTGTGTGTTTGCCATCAACAATGCCAAGTCCTTTGAGGACATCCACCAGTACAG GGAGCAGATCAAAAGGGTGAAGGACTCGGACGATGTGCCCATGGTGCTGGTGGGGAACAAGTGTGACCTGGCCGCGCGCACCGTGGAGTCTCGGCAGGCCCAGGACCTCGTCCGCAGCTACGGCATCCCCTACATCGAGACGTCAGCAAAGACGCGCCAG GGCGTGGAGGATGCCTTCTACACGCTGGTGCGCGAGATCCGGCAGCACAAGGCGCGCAAGCTGAGCCCGCCTGACGAGGGTGGCCCAGGCTGCCTCAGCTGCAGGTGCCTGCTCTCCTGA
- the HRAS gene encoding GTPase HRas isoform X2 — MTEYKLVVVGAGGVGKSALTIQLIQNHFVDEYDPTIEDSYRKQVVIDGETCLLDILDTAGQEEYSAMRDQYMRTGEGFLCVFAINNAKSFEDIHQYREQIKRVKDSDDVPMVLVGNKCDLAARTVESRQAQDLVRSYGIPYIETSAKTRQGSRSGSGSSSGTLWDPPGPP, encoded by the exons ATGACGGAGTATAAGCTCGTAGTGGTGGGCGCTGGAGGCGTGGGGAAGAGCGCCCTGACCATCCAGCTCATCCAAAACCACTTTGTGGACGAGTACGACCCCACCATAGAG GACTCCTACCGGAAGCAAGTGGTCATCGATGGGGAGACCTGCCTGCTGGACATCCTGGACACGGCGGGCCAGGAGGAGTACAGCGCCATGCGGGACCAGTACATGCGCACTGGGGAGGGCTTCCTTTGTGTGTTTGCCATCAACAATGCCAAGTCCTTTGAGGACATCCACCAGTACAG GGAGCAGATCAAAAGGGTGAAGGACTCGGACGATGTGCCCATGGTGCTGGTGGGGAACAAGTGTGACCTGGCCGCGCGCACCGTGGAGTCTCGGCAGGCCCAGGACCTCGTCCGCAGCTACGGCATCCCCTACATCGAGACGTCAGCAAAGACGCGCCAG GGCAGCCGCTCTGGCTCTGGCTCCAGCTCCGGGACCCTCTGGGACCCTCCGGGACCCCCGTGA